A genomic segment from Pectinophora gossypiella chromosome 3, ilPecGoss1.1, whole genome shotgun sequence encodes:
- the LOC126382032 gene encoding FMRFamide receptor-like — protein MNASAEWEAGNASLAQGPLECWTDTGVSEGDKLFRFVVHGVLLNGIGAGGLLGNALAVVVLSQPQMRSSVNCLLVGLAACDTVLILTSVLLFGLSAIFPYTGRLRYYYYHVCPHLTPYAYPLANVAQTMSVYLTLIVTVERWVAVCHPFRAKALCTSSRARWYVLGTALFALLYNIPKFFEAEVYPETRDNVTDVIYCVRSTEFRSETYVVVYIHWLYLVVMYIVPFSLLAVLNARIVRQVRRAQAERARLSRVQRRELGLATMLLVVVLVFFLCNLLALVTNAFEVFQGEQFEHLDPLVKTSNLLVMINSSVNFVIYVIFGEKFKRVFLKMFCAGRAWSRAGTGRESPEHTRDDSFASCGERVSLRMVRNGTLRRSEGRRAACPGRARRASPAPTVYYPAPTATASTDLAGAVPLDAAPAWNGHSRSHF, from the coding sequence ATGAACGCGTCGGCAGAGTGGGAAGCGGGCAACGCGAGCCTGGCGCAGGGGCCGCTCGAGTGCTGGACGGACACGGGCGTGTCGGAGGGCGACAAGCTGTTCCGGTTCGTGGTGCACGGCGTGCTGCTGAATGGCATCGGCGCGGGCGGGTTGCTAGGCAACGCGCTGGCCGTGGTGGTGCTGTCGCAGCCGCAGATGCGCTCCTCCGTCAACTGCCTGCTGGTGGGGCTGGCCGCCTGCGACACCGTGCTCATCCTCACGTCCGTGCTGCTGTTCGGGCTCAGCGCCATCTTCCCGTACACGGGCCGGCTGCGCTACTACTACTACCACGTGTGCCCGCACCTCACGCCGTACGCGTACCCGCTGGCCAACGTGGCGCAGACCATGTCGGTGTACCTGACGCTGATCGTGACGGTGGAGCGCTGGGTGGCCGTGTGCCACCCGTTCCGCGCCAAGGCGCTGTGCACGTCGTCGCGCGCGCGCTGGTACGTGCTCGGCACGGCGCTGTTCGCGCTGCTCTACAACATCCCCAAGTTCTTCGAGGCGGAGGTGTACCCCGAGACGCGCGACAACGTCACCGACGTCATCTACTGCGTGCGCTCCACCGAGTTCCGCTCGGAGACGTACGTGGTGGTGTACATCCACTGGCTGTACCTGGTGGTGATGTACATCGTGCCGTTCAGCCTGCTGGCGGTGCTGAACGCGCGCATCGTGCGGCAGGTGCGCCGCGCGCAAGCCGAGCGCGCGCGCCTGTCGCGCGTGCAGCGCCGCGAGCTCGGGCTGGCCACCATGCTGCTGGTGGTCGTGCTCGTCTTCTTCCTCTGCAACCTGCTCGCGCTCGTCACCAACGCCTTCGAGGTGTTCCAGGGCGAGCAGTTCGAGCACCTCGACCCGCTCGTCAAGACGAGCAACCTGCTCGTCATGATCAACAGCAGCGTCAATTTCGTCATTTACGTGATCTTCGGCGAGAAGTTCAAGCGCGTGTTCCTGAAGATGTTCTGCGCGGGGCGGGCGTGGAGCCGCGCGGGCACGGGCCGCGAGTCGCCGGAGCACACGCGGGACGACTCGTTCGCGTCGTGCGGCGAGCGCGTGTCGCTGCGCATGGTGCGCAACGGCACCCTGCGCCGCTCGGAGGGCCGGCGGGCGGCCTGCCCgggccgcgcgcgccgcgcctcGCCCGCGCCCACCGTGTACTACCCCGCGCCCACGGCCACCGCCAGCACCGACCTGGCCGGCGCCGTGCCGCTCGACGCCGCGCCCGCCTGGAATGGACACTCGCGCTCGCACTTCTAG